From the Populus nigra chromosome 13, ddPopNigr1.1, whole genome shotgun sequence genome, the window aaaaataatactaaaaagCGGCAAATTTACCATGTTCTtaataaatactattttatttattgtcatatatgcccaattatatatatatatatatgataaaaagtCTTTatctgatttaaaaaatattttttttatatttttagatcattttaactaatattaaaaaagatcttttttaaaagatttttttaatatatttctgagcaAAAACTAACTATTATCACACCTACAAACACCTTTTTAAATTACATCATGTATCTATAAAAcctcaataataaattaaatttttgaactTTCAAACTTTTCCACAACTTGTATAACACGGATTTTCTTAACTAATGTATTTATGGtgtataaaatcatttttttttactaaaaacaaACTAGTACAAAAATGTTTCAAAGCTCAAAACATTTGTTTCAGAAAAAATTAAGGGTTTGTTTGGAATTGTGGTAGCGATGacggtttaaaatgtttttcgcttataaacgcatcaaaataatatttttttatttttttaaaactatttttaacatcagcacatcaaaacaatttaaaaatataaaaaataaattcattttatacaaaaaaatattgaattttgagGGAACGCGGTGCACTAAACATGCTCTAAATGTTAAATCTAATGGAATCCATTAGAATCAATATCAAAATTGAAGCATCCGACTTGAATTTATAAGACCTAATTTTATCTGTTTAATAATCCAATTCATTGATAATCCTACTTATATTAAATGATGCACAAATTCTAATCACACGCACCACGTGTCATGCGATAAGACTATGTTATTGtagcgatttttttttttgaaataatgcaAACATATAATGATTTTGATAGGAAATGAAGTCTGACAAATTCGAATGTCAATGGTTTATTGTTTATAGTTGAAAGTTCAAACTAAACCTTCTagaaggaaaattaaaatttcatatcttCTTtgacttattattttctttaagtaAGTGTCCTGGCTGCCGGTTTGTTTAGCGGCTTCACCGTGTTTtaccaaaaattttaaaaaatatttatttatttattttaaattaataattttaatttttttaattatttaatgtgttaatattaaaaaattaaaaaaaattatattaatatattttcaagtaaaaaatattttaaccagCAACCCCAGCCTAAccaacattaatattttataactcattataaaataagaaataatactttcaaacttaaaagaaaaaagaaaaggaattttaaccatttttcaCAGAAGAATAACCATGGAGACTTGAATAGCCGCCGGCGGCGCCTTCTCTGCTCCACGCCTCCACCCACCCTCTTTCAATCCTAAATCATCCAaccataaaagttttaaaaaaaaaaggagagtaaAATATGTAACTAATATTTTCCATCAATTTcttgtttattataatttattttccttttattttcttaaaaaaatagaaaatagaagtAGGTAGGGTAAGAAAATTcgtataaaaagaaagaaaaatgtaattttttaataagtataaaaaaactatagtatgaggataattttttacagaatataaattgtaattttttaataattattaaaaaaaactatagtatgaggataatttgaattttaaattttattacttaacaggttacaaacaaagaaaattcacaACATTCCAAAGAtgctgtaaaataaaataaaactctcCTATAAAACCCGCCCAAAAATCTACTTATCGTCTGCAACACGAAAAACACAGAACACTAGAGAGAGATGCGTTGCTATGGATTAATGATCCCAGGGAGCGAAACCACTCGCTTCTATCAATCACCGTTGAAGCCTGACCCGAATCCAATTCTCCGGGTTAAAACCGTTTCAAGAATCCCAATCGGGTCCTTCAAAACCAAAGCCACAATAAATGCAAAAGTCGGCGCAGAATTGGGACAGATGAGCTTTTATGAGCTACTGGGTATAACAGAATCCGGGACATTGCCGGAGATAAAACAAGCGTACAAGCAATTGGCAAGAAAGTACCATCCGGATGTTTCACCGCCGGACCGGGTCGAAGAGTATACCCGGAGGTTTATTCGGGTTCAAGAGGCTTATGAGACTTTATCGGATCCCAGGATGAGAGAGATTTATGATCGTGATATGGCTAAAGGTCTTCATTTAGCTTTCTCTGCTAGGAGACGTTATCCTCATCAAAACGACGAggtattgttttaatttttattttatgtgcttatacagcttcttctttttttttttccaattctttGGAGATGAATTTGgggttcaatatttttttttgataaatcatTGGTTATTTTGGGATTGATTTGGTGTGTTTCAATCTgggtaaaagtttttttttttccttgggaAGTTTGTTGTTAGATTGGGTTTTGgtgattttccatctttaattatTAGCTAGTTTGTGCTAGTTGGCCTAGAAAGGTATGGAATTTgctggagattttttttttctaagaaggAAAGAGGGGCTTTGAAATTATGTGTTTTTGTGCTGGtcaatttttgtttatatgCTGACAGAGTTTAGTAGAAACTTTCTTCATGTTGGAATTGATTGGCTAAGAAACAgagaattaattttcaattcctTCAATCCTTTTCTGTTTAGATCTTCACTTAGCACTCCCAAGTTCTTGTTTTTCGCTGGCTTTTTCGGCTTCTCTCCCTCGTGAGAATTGTTGTTTTTGTATCTAAGTATTTCAATTTGATCGTTTTATTGAACAAAAACATCGCTTTTAGAATCTTTGATGAGGTTAAATCACCTTGTTTTTCGGTAGATAATGAAGATGTACACAGTAGATCTTTGCGTTTGCCTTTTACCTTTGTTATCTGGGTTCTGATGTGTTAAAAAAAGCACCAAAATTAGGTTAGTTTCGGCTTTAGGCTGTTGTTGTATGATATCTTTTTATgcttattgggttttttttttgcaatcagGAAATGGAAGAGAGAACTGAGTGGAAGAATCGCTGGCAGTCTCAACTGTCAGAGTTGAAGAGAAGAAGCATGAACAAGGATGCTGGTGGGAGCATGTCATGGGCAGCTCGAATGCGAAGACAAAGGGAGGGATTATCTGAAGAACTTTAGATAGGTTTTGTTTTACTTTGTATATACTTGCTTTTACACGTTCCTTGTATAGATGTTCACGAAGAACTGTCTGGTTAGCATTGCTACAAGCAGCAATAAAGTTAGATCAGCAAACAGTTTTCTGAGATTGGAAATTGTAGAGTTGTTTACGTGACTATGCCAACCATACTTGCTGGGCATTTATGTTGTACATAAAGTTCACTGCTATGACCTGCTCCTATCAGTGCTATTTCCGCTACTGAAGAAAAAATTAGTTTCTGAAATATCATATAGCAAGTTTTGAAGcgtatttctttcattttatcccccctccccctccttttttatttatcttgtgttTTCTGTTTGCAGAGTGCTGAAATTCATGTAAAATTATACCTGTCAGGTTCAGGTTTTATggagaatgcttttgaaaagcATGGATGTATGGAATTCAATCTTATCTTCCATTAGAGGCCACATTTTACTCTACTCTCTTTTTCCCCCATCTTTTCCATCATAAAGTTCTTCTAGATAGAGAATCTTGATTCAACGTTTTCTTGCGTCGCTCCTTTCCTTCTGCTATTTTGTTTTCCAGTCTCGCTCCCTGATTTCCTgggaaatttaattaattatatatatatatatatagagagagagagagagggagagagtggTAGAGATGAACATTTGCTGGCTGGATTGCGAAGCATCCTTATCTGTAGTACTGCTGGTTCCCCTTGAACAATTCACACACTCACACACAATGTTTTGTCTTGTCGTGATCGCCCGCGTGTGGCCAAACAGCATCAAAATTATTGCGCTGTGTATAATTCtggagaagaggaaaaaaagggaCATCAGCATCATTATTGAAATGGGTTTGTGCGTGGCTTGTAAGCATGTGTGACAATGCAACCTCCTGAAAATGAAAGATCTCTCATGAACGGGCATGGCAAGTAGCTGGTGGTGGAGAGATTGAGCAGGAGGAGTCGTTCTCTTGGTCAGTTCTCGGAAGTCACGATTGAAACATCTGGCAACTTGGTTGGAAAGAGAGAGGCCCACCACATCTTGATGCTTGTTCAACGTTGTCGTAATTTCCTTTCTGGATTTGAGTGTTGTTCTTTTGTCTTAAAGGGCCTCGGGGTCACGGTGATTAGTGGACCGCTTTTGCTGATTCATGTACCAGcagtttttgtgtttaaaagatgtttatgaaaaaaaataatttttttgtttttttgttttagaataatttttttatttttttatattattttaatatgttataaaaatcatcaaacaaAATCTTGTCATGAATGACATGTTGCctgctattttcttttttcctttcaagaaaaacaattcatatgGCTGCACCCTCAACCAAGACACACTTGAACCACTTGACCCATCCTTTCAAATCTAGCCACAAACTAGGCTTGAATCTTTTGGCccttcctcaatttttttttcctttcaatataattttctttcttttttaatattctaaaataaaattatttttaaataaaataattataattatattttaaaagttatttgattataccatacttttcaaataaaattaatttttttatgataatgttagcaataagaataattatatataaaactgatatccgtttttttctcaaaactttttcatgaatattcaataaaaataaaatatttatttttttaattatgattttttatacaattctctcatattaattattcttttagttttgcATACAATGACATAAAAACTATcaagacataattttttatttttttaattaaaacttgtttttcaaatcATGACAACTATGCTacgaataaaaatatatatgttatatatataaaaaataaatacataaataaaaaaagtcttaaCTAAAGAGAATCTTGATAAAactcatcaaaaaaataaaaaaaaatttgctaaCACGCATCTCTCGACCATTTCTTGaagtaaaactttttttttcatgtcaagAATGCGTTGTTACctacttattttaaaaataatttgatctttatatatcataaaaagctttctttataaataaataaataaataacaaattatgtGCATATAgcaaattttagataaaaagcttacaaattaaaaaataaaaactattcatAGATTAAAATGAATCGAAAGTGGGTCATTGTTCCAAGATTTATGTTGGATAATTTGCAAGTTAGtttcttttctccttcaatTACATATTCCATTTCACAGCTCTTTGTATTcgatttctttcttcttttattttttttattaacgtggatgcCTGGGTCAGCTTgcacgtacctcgactaatcccacgagccctgaagttaacgactatctaaacctccagtggccattatattaacaactacaaggctcgaacctgagatcacaggagaagcaaaccccttagtcccaagctcctTCCACTGGACCACCTGCTAGAtggttgattttttcttttcttttcttttttgctgcCGTGGTTATATGTGAACTGCTCacctttctaatttttcttttttcttctttaatgattgattttcttgtttattttttttacttaaaattttatattcttattttttttcaaataaaaacatataataataacattaagcAAGTTGAATATCGTCAATTAATTTGATAGATAATAGGAAAAAACTACTAAAGTATTATAGTTGTGTAGATTAAgcatttaaaaatcttaaaatgagCAGGCCGTTAGTAATATCATCAAAGAATGGAATCTATGATAGTTACTGGAAGCTagcttatatggtcattaattttatatggtcattaattttaggACACGTAAGCTGATTCAAacactcatattaataataataaaaaagaatgaaagctTAAGAAAACATACCCATTTCAATtgtttgaaagcaaaaaaattccaaactattgaaaagatattgatGAACCTTTTATATGGTCTATTAATTGATGAACCTTTTTTATGGTCTATTCAGGATTGCAATCCTAGCATTTGATGAAAAGATCATAAACTTTCTTGTTAGATGTATGAACATTTAACACGTACCAAAATAAGTTTCATACACAGCCTTTaggaagaaaattatttaatgtgaaaattcattatttaaatagataacactttaatttaaaaaattaaaacataattaacattCTCCTACTTGGCCATTCAATATTTAATATGTATCAATTTCATATGGAtacatccttaattttttttcatttatcaataTCCTTATACCCAAAACAAGGGAGTTTTAATTCATGAAACGTGGCGATAAGTCATTTAGAGCAAGTATTCTCTATTTACCTTCCCCGTATTATAAATAATGTAACTTTCTCCTTTGAATGAGAACCATATGTTGTACATATCTTTACAAATAAACTTCCAAATGTTCATTTAGGGtcacaaagaaaattcaaatatgTGTTGTTATTCTCTAAACTTTTTATACACAACTAAATAAgagaagacaaaaataaaattactagaGTCTTTCAAATAGACAAAATGTGATACTAATATAAAGGGTatcaatcatataaaaaactaCATGATAGAAATGAGTCTTGTATGCTCAACATGTCCCTTGTAAGCGACAAATGATAAACTTTTTGTCAACGAGTCAACAATCATCAATTCAGTGATAATGTATTCAACAACCATTTTGTTTGCTTTAACAAGCTCTCGAATAGCTAGATATTTAATGTAGATGTGCTTACTACGACTTTCGCTCTTATTATTCTTGACGAAAAAAACTACATTAAGATTATCATAATAAATCTTTAATAGCTTGGAAATTATGTCAACAACTTCAAACCCTGAAATAAAACTCCCTAACCATATAGCCT encodes:
- the LOC133670404 gene encoding chaperone protein dnaJ 20, chloroplastic-like, with translation MRCYGLMIPGSETTRFYQSPLKPDPNPILRVKTVSRIPIGSFKTKATINAKVGAELGQMSFYELLGITESGTLPEIKQAYKQLARKYHPDVSPPDRVEEYTRRFIRVQEAYETLSDPRMREIYDRDMAKGLHLAFSARRRYPHQNDEEMEERTEWKNRWQSQLSELKRRSMNKDAGGSMSWAARMRRQREGLSEEL